The nucleotide window CTAACGGGATATTCCAATTACTCCTATTGGCGTTCAACATGGAATGTTTTTATCAAGAATAAAACAGCTATGATATTAATGACAGTAATGCTTATCTTGATTACATTCACAATAACTCAACCCTATCTACCAAGTCAAAAATCTCCTACTGAAATATATTTAAATGAAAAGACAGGTATGCAGCTAAGGAATGAATCTCCAGGAGCTGACTTTTGGTTTGGAACAAATTCCATTGGGCAGGACCTTTGGGCTAGAATTTGGAGTGGTACGAGAACCTCACTTTTTATTGGCCTTGCCGTTGGATTATGGGAGCTGATTTTGGGGATTACTATTGGAGCCCTTTGGGGATACATAAGGAAGCTAGATGCAATCATAACCGAAATATATAATGTGATAACTAATATACCCACTACCATAATCTTAATACTATTTGCATATATTATGAGACCCGGGCTATCTACTATTATTTTTGCCATGTGTGTCACTCGTTGGACGGAAATGGCTAGGTTTGTTAGAAACCTAATTATTATTATCAGAGATCGTGAATACAATCTTGCATCGAGATGTTTAGGAACACCGGCTAAAAGAATCATATCGAAAAATCTTTTACCATATTTAGTATCTGTAATCATGCTGCGTTTAGCTTTAGCTATACCCCTTGCCATAGGATCAGAGGTATTTTTGACTTATATTGGTATCGGATTACCCGTTGATATTCCTTCCCTTGGGAATCTGATTAATGAGGGGCGTGTATTTATGATGGTGCCTTCACTACGATATCAATTATTATTTCCTGCAATAGTTTTATCCATTATAACAATTTCATTTTATGTAATAGGAAATGCATTTGCAGATGCGGCAGATCCTAAAAATCATATTTAGGAGGTAAAGTATGAATATAAAGTTAAGTGATAATACGGATGAAAAAACTATAGATGGTTTAAATCATGATGTACAAACCGTGATGGCAGTATCTGAATTAGTCATAAAATTTAATTTGAGGGGAAAAGAGCTTACGGCCATAAGAGGTGCATCATTAGACCTATACAAGGGGGAAAGCTTAGCTATAGTAGGAGAATCGGGTTCTGGAAAGTCGGTTTTCACAAAATCCTTTATGGGATTACTAGATAGTAATGGCTGGATAGATTCTGGCACCATTACCTATGGTGATAAAGTGATTTCTGATTTTAAAAGTGAGAAGCAATGGCTAAAGATCAGAGGCAAAGAAATTGCCCTTGTATTTCAAGATCCGATGACTTCCTTAAATCCACTTAAAACCATTGGTAAACAGGTTCAGGAATCCATAGAGCTGCATAGGGGTTTAAGGGGAGATGATGCTAAAAGGATAGCCCTAGAGATATTAGGGGATGTCGGGATATCACAGCCAGAGAAAAGATATAAGCAATATCCCCATGAATTTTCCGGTGGAATGAGGCAAAGAGTTGTCATAGCCATTGCTGTGGCCTGTCATCCAAGGGTACTAATATGTGATGAACCCACAACAGCATTGGATGTTACAATACAAGCACAGATACTTGAATTATTGAAAAATATGCAAAAAAAATATGATTTAACTATTATTTATATAACCCATGATTTAGGGGTTGTAGCAAATGTAGCAGATAGAATAGCTGTCATGTATGCAGGTGATATTATTGAAATAGGTATGGCAGAGGAGGTTTTCTATAATCCACAGCATCCATATACCTGGGCACTTTTATCATCACTTCCCCAGCTTGGAGTTAAGGGGGAAGATCTTTACTCAATAAAGGGTACTCCACCTAGCCTATTTAAGGAAATAAAGGGAGATGCCTTTGCACCAAGAAACCCAAAGGCATTAAAAATAGATTATGTCAAGAGATCGCCGTATTTTCAAGTTAGTCCAACCCATAAAGCAAGAACCTGGCTATTACATCCCGCTGCTCCGAGGGTTGAACCTCCTGAAATCGTTAAAAAAATAAGTGAAAATGTAGGAGGAAAGCGTTATGGGAGATAAAGAAGTTTTATTGGAAGTGGATAACTTGAAAATTGAGTTCGGTAATAAAAGAAACAGGTTTGTTGCAGTCAACAATGTAAGCTTCAATATTTATAAGGGAGAAACCTTTGGATTAGTTGGAGAATCGGGATCGGGCAAAACAACTATCGGTAGGGCTATAGTGCGAATCAATGAAGTAAGTGATGGAACTATAAAATTTAAAGACAAGATAATAAGTGGCAAAATAGATAGGACTACTGATAGAGAAATAACTGAAAATATACAAATGATTTTTCAAGACCCTATGGCATCCCTAAATGAAAGGGCAAAGGTAGACTATATAGTATCAGAAGGATTATATAACCTAAAAAAGTTTAAATCAGAAGAAGAGAGAAAGAAAAAGGTCGAAAAAGCACTTTTAGATGTTGGATTATTGCCAGAGTTCGCAAGTAGATTTCCCCATGAATTTTCAGGGGGACAGAGACAAAGGATTGGGATCGCAAGGGTTTTAGTTATGGAGCCAGAACTGATTATAGCCGATGAGCCTATATCTGCACTTGATGTTTCCATTAGGGCACAAGTATTAAATATATTGTCGGCATTAAAGAGAGAAAAAGGATTGACCTACATGTTTATTGCCCATGATTTATCTGTAGTCAGATTTATTACAGATAGGATAGCTGTAATACACAAGGGAAGGATAGTGGAGCTAGCAGAATCTGAGGAGCTATTTAGAAATCCATTACATCCATATACCAAAGCATTATTATCTGCGATACCCCTTCCCGATCCGGTTGCTGAGAAAGAGAAAGTAATTGAAATATATGATCCTAGTTGTCATAATTACAAGGATAATCCTCCTATGTGGCATGAGGTAAAGGATGACCATTTTATTCTTGCAAATAATGAAGAGTTAGAAAAATATAAAGAGAGCATATAACTGACAAATCGAGAGTGATACTATGAGAAACTATGGAATTGCTAAAAAAACAATTGTTCCCATTAGGAAAGAACCTGAAGAAAAGGGTTTATATATAGATGAGTTATTATTGGGAATGGTAGTTGAAATTTTATGGGAAGATAAAAATAATTATGTTTTTATACAAACCCAGTATGATTATAAGGGTTATGTACAAATGGAGGATTTGTTTTTAGATTCCCGAGCCTCAAAAAAGTGGAAGGATAGCATAGACATAGTTGTTATGGGTAGTTATGTGGATATTACAGAGGATACTTCATTTGCCTCAGGTATTTTGACTTCCGCAGTAAGGGGTTCTTATCTGGTAGGATGTTGTAAAGAAAAATCAAATAGAATAAAGGTTAAATTACCCGATGGTAGGGCTGGATGGGTAAGAAAAAAACATATTAAAGTCAGAAAAAGATTGGACTTCAATCTATGTGAAATGGAAATTAGGACAAATATAGTTGAATATGCCTTACTTTATTTATATACACAGTTTAGGTGGGGAGGAAAAAGCCCCCTTGGAATAGATAGTTCCGGATTAACATGTATGGCGTATCTACTAAATGAGATAGTTATTTGGCGTGATTCCCAATTTTTACAGGAACATTTTGTGGAGATAAGTCCCCGGGATATAAAGAAAGGTGATGTTTTATTTTTCCCTGAACATACGGCTATATATATAGGGAATAATAGGTTTATTCATTCATCGGGAATAGATTCAGGTGTTGTTATACACAGCTTAGATCCTAAGGATGATGATTATAAAGAAGCCCTTGCGGCAACCTTAACGAAGGTAGGCAAATATGTGAAATTTAAATAGGCCATATGAAGAAAGGAATCAAAAGTACGAGTAGGACGCCCAGTGTATTTTCTGAATCTGCCTAAATACTACATTTTTGATGAGAGGTAATTTTATGAATAATTCATTGAAAGCAAAAAGGATACATGAAAATAGTATAGTTGTAGATAGTCATTTAGATCTTGGAGGGATTATTTATAATGCCAGATCTAAGGGGAAAACAAGGGTTATGGAAACAATATTTCTAAGGGATTTTAGACGTGCATCTTTTAATTTTATAATTGCGGCAATATTTATAGAGAATGAATATTTACCAGATATGGGACTAAAAATGGCATTAAGACAAGTGGATGCAATATATAATGATATTAAAGAAAGCAATGAACACTTTGTATTAGTTACAAATAAATCTGAAATGGATACTGCCATGAAGGAGAACAAGATCGGAATTATAATGTCCCTAGAGGGTGTCGAGCCCATAGGACGAGATTTAAGTCTCTTAAATATATTTTATAAACTCGGGGTAAGGGGATTAGGGCTTACTTGGAGTAGAAGAAATTTTGCTGCGGATGGGAGCTATTTTAGAAATCCAAGAGAAGGTATTAAAGGAGGGTTAACTCCTTTTGGTATAGAGGTAGTGAGCTTAGCAGAAAATTTAGGAATGTTCATTGATGTAAGCCATATCAATGATGAAGGTTTTTCCGATGTAGCAGAGTATACTGAGCTTCCATTTATAGCATCCCATTCTAATGCTAGATCAGTTAATGATATCACAAGAAATCTAACGGACTCTCAAATCGAGATCATTGGAGAGAATAGTGGAGTAATAGGTATCAATGCTTATAAAAATATAGTGTCTTCTAAGGAAGAAGAGCAAAATGTTGACAGGTTATGTGATCATATAGAGTATATTATTTCCTTGGCAGGGGAAGATTCCATAGGCTTTGGATTTGATCTTTGTAACAATTATTATAATTCCGGTAAAGAATACGATACCATTAAAAATCATAGCGAAAGCTTGTTGATAACTGAAGAACTCTTGAGAAGAGGGTTTAGCGACGATACCCTATCAAAGCTTGTAGGTGGAAACTATTATAGATATTTGACAAGTATGTTGAAGTAATAAATATAAACTCAATAAAATTCTTTTAAGTTATATAATTGCTTATATAAAAGCAGCTTAATTTGGTATAATAGTGTTATAAAGCAATAATAAAGGTGATATATATGCAGATTAAGAAAGAACTGGAAGAAAGAATATATGAGATGGAAAAAGTAGCTGAGTTATTTAATATAGAACCCTTTGACATGTATTTCTTGGGAGGCTCTGCCTGTATATTAGGTGGGCATAGTGATAGAGCAACAAGAGATTTTGATTTTATAGACTTGAACTATTCTGCTAAATTAGGTAAAGTGTTTGTTCATCTTAGGGATTTCGATATGCTGGAATATGAGAGTACATTAATATCGCCTAAATATCAAGAAAGAGCAATAATGCTGGAACAATTTAAGTATTTGAATATATATATTTTATCAATTGAGGACATAATCGTTAGTAAAATCATAAGGATGCAGGAAAAGGATTTGCAGGATATAGATATTCTTATGAAAAGAGCCGATAAAATATTAATAAATCAAATTATAAATGAAGTAATGAATAGAAATGATCTGTTTAATTCTAAGAAGAAAGGATTTATAGGGAAATTAGAATTATTTAGGGAGAGATATAATGTATAGAATAATATGTGAAAGCTATATAAATTATATGAATGATTTTGATGAAAAGAATAGGGAGAGTTTCCGGTATCAAGTTATGATACCCTTTGGATTATTGTTAGATATAGAGCAGTATAA belongs to Maledivibacter sp. and includes:
- a CDS encoding ABC transporter permease, which produces MMRKNLDMMAESIDLSLFEFAQYDESTAELTGYSNYSYWRSTWNVFIKNKTAMILMTVMLILITFTITQPYLPSQKSPTEIYLNEKTGMQLRNESPGADFWFGTNSIGQDLWARIWSGTRTSLFIGLAVGLWELILGITIGALWGYIRKLDAIITEIYNVITNIPTTIILILFAYIMRPGLSTIIFAMCVTRWTEMARFVRNLIIIIRDREYNLASRCLGTPAKRIISKNLLPYLVSVIMLRLALAIPLAIGSEVFLTYIGIGLPVDIPSLGNLINEGRVFMMVPSLRYQLLFPAIVLSIITISFYVIGNAFADAADPKNHI
- a CDS encoding ABC transporter ATP-binding protein translates to MAVSELVIKFNLRGKELTAIRGASLDLYKGESLAIVGESGSGKSVFTKSFMGLLDSNGWIDSGTITYGDKVISDFKSEKQWLKIRGKEIALVFQDPMTSLNPLKTIGKQVQESIELHRGLRGDDAKRIALEILGDVGISQPEKRYKQYPHEFSGGMRQRVVIAIAVACHPRVLICDEPTTALDVTIQAQILELLKNMQKKYDLTIIYITHDLGVVANVADRIAVMYAGDIIEIGMAEEVFYNPQHPYTWALLSSLPQLGVKGEDLYSIKGTPPSLFKEIKGDAFAPRNPKALKIDYVKRSPYFQVSPTHKARTWLLHPAAPRVEPPEIVKKISENVGGKRYGR
- a CDS encoding ATP-binding cassette domain-containing protein, giving the protein MGDKEVLLEVDNLKIEFGNKRNRFVAVNNVSFNIYKGETFGLVGESGSGKTTIGRAIVRINEVSDGTIKFKDKIISGKIDRTTDREITENIQMIFQDPMASLNERAKVDYIVSEGLYNLKKFKSEEERKKKVEKALLDVGLLPEFASRFPHEFSGGQRQRIGIARVLVMEPELIIADEPISALDVSIRAQVLNILSALKREKGLTYMFIAHDLSVVRFITDRIAVIHKGRIVELAESEELFRNPLHPYTKALLSAIPLPDPVAEKEKVIEIYDPSCHNYKDNPPMWHEVKDDHFILANNEELEKYKESI
- a CDS encoding C40 family peptidase — protein: MRNYGIAKKTIVPIRKEPEEKGLYIDELLLGMVVEILWEDKNNYVFIQTQYDYKGYVQMEDLFLDSRASKKWKDSIDIVVMGSYVDITEDTSFASGILTSAVRGSYLVGCCKEKSNRIKVKLPDGRAGWVRKKHIKVRKRLDFNLCEMEIRTNIVEYALLYLYTQFRWGGKSPLGIDSSGLTCMAYLLNEIVIWRDSQFLQEHFVEISPRDIKKGDVLFFPEHTAIYIGNNRFIHSSGIDSGVVIHSLDPKDDDYKEALAATLTKVGKYVKFK
- a CDS encoding dipeptidase encodes the protein MNNSLKAKRIHENSIVVDSHLDLGGIIYNARSKGKTRVMETIFLRDFRRASFNFIIAAIFIENEYLPDMGLKMALRQVDAIYNDIKESNEHFVLVTNKSEMDTAMKENKIGIIMSLEGVEPIGRDLSLLNIFYKLGVRGLGLTWSRRNFAADGSYFRNPREGIKGGLTPFGIEVVSLAENLGMFIDVSHINDEGFSDVAEYTELPFIASHSNARSVNDITRNLTDSQIEIIGENSGVIGINAYKNIVSSKEEEQNVDRLCDHIEYIISLAGEDSIGFGFDLCNNYYNSGKEYDTIKNHSESLLITEELLRRGFSDDTLSKLVGGNYYRYLTSMLK
- a CDS encoding DUF6036 family nucleotidyltransferase codes for the protein MQIKKELEERIYEMEKVAELFNIEPFDMYFLGGSACILGGHSDRATRDFDFIDLNYSAKLGKVFVHLRDFDMLEYESTLISPKYQERAIMLEQFKYLNIYILSIEDIIVSKIIRMQEKDLQDIDILMKRADKILINQIINEVMNRNDLFNSKKKGFIGKLELFRERYNV